The genomic stretch GCATACATGTCCAGCATAGTGGTGGTCCCTGATTGGATCATTTCCCCCAGAGCAAGTAAGGTCCCCCAATAAATATCTTCATCAGACAGCTTATCTTCAAAGGGCCAAATCTTCGTTTGCAACCAAGGCATCAACGGCAAGTCATCAGCATAACTTCTCAACATCGTCATCGCAGCATGAGTATGAGTATTGATTAACCCCGGCATGACCACATCATCAGGCAAGTCGATAATGCGCTCAGGAACAAAACTGTCCGGCGTCGATCCTTTCTCGCCTACGAAAAGAATTCGGTCATTTTCAATAGCGATTTCTCCCTCAGGATAAAAATCTTCGGGTCCAGTCATGGGTAGAACCATGGCTCGTATCAGTATCTTGGCCATATACTTCACTCCTTGCTTATAAAAGACCCCCAAGGAATTGGGGGTCTCATCGACTTACTTCACTGTCCATAGCTTTGTCGATAAGAACGGCACATCAATTGGATATCCTCTTGACTCAATAAGGCCGGTCCACCTAAGAGGCGAGACATTATATGGATTTGAGCACTTTTTTCTACTACTTGGCATACCTTTAAGGCTTCTTCTACAGAACAGCCCACCCCGACCAACCCATGGTTAGCCAGCAGCACAGCACTTCTCTCCTGCAGAGCATTCACCGCTCCTTGAGCTAATTCTAAGGTGCCGGGTAGACAGTATGGCGCCACTTCCACTTGACCACCCACAATCATCACCATATCCTCGACGATTCCGGGCAGAGGAGCTCGGGCGACCGCATGGGCTGTTGCATAGGGGGAATGAGTATGGACAATCCCCTTCACATCAGGACGTTGCTTATAAATTTCAGTGTGGAGCAGCAACTCTGAAGAAGGCTTGCGGCATCCCTCTAACACTACATTGCCGATGCTCAAAAGGACGAGATCCTCTTCCCCTAGGGTAAAGTAATCCATCCCACTGGGAGTAATCCAATACCCCTCCCGGGATGAGTCCCAAGCCGAAATGTTACCCCAAGTTCCGGCAACCATTCCGCTCTCAGCAATTTTACGACCCGCCGCGATGATATCCCTTTTCTCCATTAAGAGCGCACCATCATTTTTAAGAGATTCACAGAGTAAGGGGACGAAACAATTCCTTTTTCCGTAATAATCCCTGTAATCAATTTGGAGGGAGTCACATCAAAGGCCGGATTATACACGGGTACATCAGCCGGTGCTACCTGCACCCCAAACACTTCTCGCATTTCTTGAGGATTTCTTTCCTCGATGGGAATATCTTGTCCGCTGGGAACTTTCAAATCAATGGTCGAAGTGGGAGCTGCCACATAGAAAGGAATGCCATGGGCCTGAGCCAATACCGCCAAGGAATAAGTGCCGATCTTATTGGCAGTATCTCCGTTGGCAGCGATACGGTCAGCACCGACGATCACCAAATCAATTTTCCCTTGCTGCATTAAAAACCCAGCCATATTATCGGCGATCAAAGTCACCGGTATCTTATCGTTCATCAATTCCAAAGTCGTCAGACGAGCCCCCTGCAAAAAGGGTCGAGTCTCATCAGCATAAACATGAACCTTCTTACCTGTATCATGGGCAGCACGAATTACCCCAAGGGCAGTACCATACTCGACCGTAGCCAAGGATCCTGCATTGCAGTGGGTGAGAATATTGGCTTCTTCGGAAACGATGGGATTACCATGTTCACCGATCAAGCGATTGACGCGCCGATCATCCTCTGCTATAGTCTCTGCTTCATCGAGCAGAGCTTGACGAATTTTTGCCAGATCTGTTTCCCCATGTTGTTCCCGCAAGCGATCTTCCATACGGCGCAGCGCCCAAAAAAGATTTACAGCGGTAGGGCGAGTCTCTGCCAGACGGTTTTTCACCTGCTCCATATGATCATGTACGCCCTCAAATTCACCTGAGTATTGCAGAGCACCGAGAGCATAGCCATAAGCAGCGGCAGAACCGATTGCCGGTGCGCCCCGAACTGCCATCGTTTCAATGGCTTTAGCTACATCTTCATAGGTCGTAGCCAGCTGATAATTTATCTCAACGGGCAGGCGTGTCTGATCTAATATTCGTAGAGAATTCCCCATCCATTCTAGTGCTTTCACATTCGTACCGCCTTTCTAAAACTTACCGACCTCTGAATTACCCAACTGACACCGGCAATCCTGTTCGGGGCGAAGTATCCGAAATGTTTCTTGAATCAATTGGGCCACTGTTTTTCCTGTGGCTTTCATGCTCACTATAACTTCTTCATGGGTCAAGGGATGATCGGCAATCCCTGCCGCTTCATTAGTAATCATCCCAATCGTGGCATAGCACATTCCACATTCTTTAGCAAGAACAACTTCAGGAACACTGGTCATTCCCACACATTCTCCACCAAGCATCTGGTACATTCTAATCTCGGCCGGAGTCTCAAAGCGTGGACCCTCTGTACATACATAGGTCGCACCCTCTTCCAAAGGAACACCCACGGCTTCTCCTGCTACTCGAATGACTGCTTGAAGGGATTTACAATAGGGCTCGGTCATATCTACATGGAGAACACCCTGTTCTCCCCCTTCATAAAAGGTATGCGGACGACTCTTCGTAAAGTCAAGAAACTGATCCATAAGTACGATATCTCCCAATTGCAAACGAGAAGCAAGGGATCCCACAGCTGCTGTCGCGATGATTTTACGGACACCTAATTCTTGCAGAGCCCATATGTTAGCCCGATAATTCACCAGATGGGGCGGCAAGGTATGTCCTTTACCATGGCGACTCATAAAAACAAGCGGAGCATTCTGCCCCCCAAAATGTCCTATATCGACCGTAACCACCCCATAAGGAGTCGTTATTGTTTCTGTGCGAGCATCTTGGAGTATTAAATTTTCTAGGCCTGTTCCGCCGATGAGCGCATAGGTATTCAGCCCTCTTCAACCCCTTCTGGCGAACGGTCAAAAAGAGCCCCCGCAAAGTCCTGAGGATTAAAGGGACGCAAATCTTCCATCCCTTCCCCAACACCAATCCATTTCACCGGAATATTAATCTCTCCTTGAATACCTAAGACGACGCCGCCTTTTGCCGTTCCATCCAACTTCGTGAGCACAATTCCAGTTACACCCGCTACTTCCTGAAAAAGCTTAGCTTGTTGAAGTGCGTTCTGCCCGGTTGTAGCGTCTAGAACCAACAACACTTCATGGGGTGCTCCGGGAACCTCACGTTCAATCACCCGTTTGACCTTGCGTAATTCTTCCATTAAATTCACTTTATTGTGGAGCCGTCCGGCCGTATCCATAATGACCAGATCCGCTCCCCGGGATTTCGCAGCTTGAAGTGCATCATAGGCAACTGCAGCAGGGTCTGCGCCCTCTTTCTGCTTAATAACCTCCACTTCAGCTCGCTGTCCCCAGACCTCAAGCTGATCAATAGCCGCCGCCCGAAAAGTATCTCCGGCAGCTAAAATGACCTTCTTCCCATCCGTGCGGAAATAGTGGGCTAACTTGCCAATGGTCGTCGTTTTCCCCACGCCATTTACACCAACTACTAGGAAGATACTTGGTCCCTGCTCGGCAAAATTCATAGCCTCCTCTGTTCCCAGTAAATCAGCCATAAGTTCTTGCAGAACTTCCCTGAGCTCTTCCGCCTCTTGAAGCTTTCTTTTCTTTACTTCTTTACGTAGCCTCTCAACCAGCTCTAAGGAAGTATTCACTCCCACATCTGAACGAATCAAAACTTCCTCAAGCTCTTCATAAAGTTCATCATCGATTTTGCGTCTTCCCGTTAAAATCTCTTCAACTTTACCCACGAATTGATCACGGGTTTTTGATAATCCTTGTTTCAATTTCGAAAAAAAACCTGCCAACTGGACTTCCTCCTTATGTAGGCACACCTTCGATGCTATTGTACCACACTATGGTCAGGCTCTCAAACTGAATTCGTCGAATTGAAAAAGCCTATATTCCATCTCTTGGAATATAGGCTCAGTCCCGACTCTTTTAGAACTAATTGAACATCCCTAGGAGTTGGGCTATAAACAAAAAAACAAACACAGATTGTTATTCGCACTAATGCGTGTATTCTAACAACCTGTCTATGTTTTATATTCATATATCACCAATAATCTTATTAGACTAACCCTAATCCATATACAATTTGAGCGACAGCAAAGCACACTATAAAAGCAATTATGGTCGGGAGAAAAAAGCCCAGAGCGGTCCATTTTTTACTCCCTGTTTCTTTATACATGCTGATCAAAGTCGTGGCACAGGGCCAATGTAGGAGCGAGAAGAGCATGACGTTTAAAGCAGTAAGCCAGGTCCAGCCATGAGCAAGGAGCACTTCCTTCAG from Desulfitobacterium dichloroeliminans LMG P-21439 encodes the following:
- the mtnA gene encoding S-methyl-5-thioribose-1-phosphate isomerase, with amino-acid sequence MKALEWMGNSLRILDQTRLPVEINYQLATTYEDVAKAIETMAVRGAPAIGSAAAYGYALGALQYSGEFEGVHDHMEQVKNRLAETRPTAVNLFWALRRMEDRLREQHGETDLAKIRQALLDEAETIAEDDRRVNRLIGEHGNPIVSEEANILTHCNAGSLATVEYGTALGVIRAAHDTGKKVHVYADETRPFLQGARLTTLELMNDKIPVTLIADNMAGFLMQQGKIDLVIVGADRIAANGDTANKIGTYSLAVLAQAHGIPFYVAAPTSTIDLKVPSGQDIPIEERNPQEMREVFGVQVAPADVPVYNPAFDVTPSKLITGIITEKGIVSSPYSVNLLKMMVRS
- the ftsY gene encoding signal recognition particle-docking protein FtsY, whose translation is MAGFFSKLKQGLSKTRDQFVGKVEEILTGRRKIDDELYEELEEVLIRSDVGVNTSLELVERLRKEVKKRKLQEAEELREVLQELMADLLGTEEAMNFAEQGPSIFLVVGVNGVGKTTTIGKLAHYFRTDGKKVILAAGDTFRAAAIDQLEVWGQRAEVEVIKQKEGADPAAVAYDALQAAKSRGADLVIMDTAGRLHNKVNLMEELRKVKRVIEREVPGAPHEVLLVLDATTGQNALQQAKLFQEVAGVTGIVLTKLDGTAKGGVVLGIQGEINIPVKWIGVGEGMEDLRPFNPQDFAGALFDRSPEGVEEG
- a CDS encoding S-methyl-5'-thioinosine phosphorylase, which gives rise to MGGTGLENLILQDARTETITTPYGVVTVDIGHFGGQNAPLVFMSRHGKGHTLPPHLVNYRANIWALQELGVRKIIATAAVGSLASRLQLGDIVLMDQFLDFTKSRPHTFYEGGEQGVLHVDMTEPYCKSLQAVIRVAGEAVGVPLEEGATYVCTEGPRFETPAEIRMYQMLGGECVGMTSVPEVVLAKECGMCYATIGMITNEAAGIADHPLTHEEVIVSMKATGKTVAQLIQETFRILRPEQDCRCQLGNSEVGKF
- a CDS encoding class II aldolase/adducin family protein — its product is MEKRDIIAAGRKIAESGMVAGTWGNISAWDSSREGYWITPSGMDYFTLGEEDLVLLSIGNVVLEGCRKPSSELLLHTEIYKQRPDVKGIVHTHSPYATAHAVARAPLPGIVEDMVMIVGGQVEVAPYCLPGTLELAQGAVNALQERSAVLLANHGLVGVGCSVEEALKVCQVVEKSAQIHIMSRLLGGPALLSQEDIQLMCRSYRQSYGQ